A single Anatilimnocola floriformis DNA region contains:
- a CDS encoding acylphosphatase, with translation MKQYEVYYAGRVQGVGFRANAQHLARRYPVTGFVRNLPDGRVHLVAEGLEDHVRQLLEDIADSMAGNIVSAPTQSRPATGKYVGFSIAG, from the coding sequence ATGAAACAGTATGAAGTCTATTACGCCGGACGGGTGCAGGGGGTGGGCTTTCGAGCGAACGCTCAGCATCTCGCGCGGCGCTACCCGGTGACCGGTTTCGTCCGCAATCTGCCCGACGGCCGAGTGCATTTGGTTGCGGAAGGCCTGGAAGACCATGTAAGGCAACTGCTCGAAGACATCGCCGATTCGATGGCGGGAAATATTGTCAGCGCGCCTACGCAGAGCCGGCCGGCGACCGGGAAGTATGTCGGCTTTTCAATCGCCGGCTAA
- the eno gene encoding phosphopyruvate hydratase, protein MSTISRVFAREVLDSRGKPTVEAEVHLSSGAMGSAIVPSGASTGTAEACELRDGDPNRYDGQGVLQAVRNVNEIIAPALSGQRVDQQAEIDGLMIELDGTPNKSKLGANAILSVSLAVAQAAALSNREPLFVYLERQFREYQEVVLPIMPALKRLKCDVEKWSTWLTRVESVVSANHQARMPLPMTNMISGGKHAGGNLDFQDILIQPNGAPDYRTGLEWIVRIYRRLGELLNKAGYEGYLVGDEGGYGPRLPGNREAVEFVVRAIEAAGLQPREQVTIAIDVASTHFYRDGLYHLAAEKGRKLSSSEMISRLEEWVDEFPITSIEDGLAEEDWSGWTELTSKLGSRCHLVGDDLFATNYDRIGQGIVQHAGNAVLIKMNQIGTLTETLIAVDLAKRAGFATVVSARSGESEDTFMSDLAVAVAADRIKVGSIARSERLAKYNRLLRIEEQLK, encoded by the coding sequence ATGTCCACCATCTCTCGTGTCTTTGCTCGCGAAGTCCTCGATAGTCGCGGCAAACCTACCGTCGAAGCCGAAGTCCATCTCTCGAGCGGCGCGATGGGTTCCGCCATTGTGCCGTCCGGCGCGAGCACGGGAACGGCCGAAGCGTGCGAGCTGCGCGATGGCGATCCGAATCGCTACGACGGCCAAGGTGTGCTGCAAGCTGTGCGGAATGTGAATGAAATCATTGCGCCGGCGCTCTCTGGTCAGCGAGTCGATCAGCAGGCCGAGATCGACGGACTGATGATTGAACTCGACGGCACGCCGAACAAATCGAAGCTCGGCGCGAATGCCATACTCTCCGTTTCGCTCGCGGTCGCTCAAGCCGCCGCGCTTTCGAATCGCGAGCCGTTGTTCGTTTATCTCGAACGGCAGTTTCGCGAGTATCAAGAAGTCGTTCTGCCGATCATGCCCGCGCTGAAGCGACTCAAGTGCGATGTGGAGAAGTGGAGCACCTGGCTGACGAGAGTCGAGTCGGTTGTCAGCGCAAACCACCAGGCTCGCATGCCGTTGCCGATGACGAACATGATCTCCGGCGGCAAGCACGCTGGCGGCAATCTCGATTTTCAGGACATCCTGATTCAACCCAACGGCGCTCCCGACTATCGCACCGGACTTGAATGGATCGTGCGAATTTATCGGCGTCTGGGCGAGCTGCTGAACAAAGCTGGCTATGAGGGCTATCTCGTCGGCGACGAAGGCGGCTACGGCCCGCGACTGCCGGGGAATCGCGAAGCAGTCGAGTTTGTCGTGCGTGCGATTGAAGCGGCAGGCCTGCAGCCGCGCGAGCAAGTGACCATTGCCATCGATGTCGCGTCGACTCATTTTTATCGCGACGGCCTCTATCATCTGGCCGCCGAAAAAGGGCGGAAGCTGTCGAGCAGTGAGATGATCTCGCGACTGGAAGAATGGGTCGATGAGTTCCCTATCACCAGCATCGAAGACGGCTTGGCGGAAGAGGATTGGAGCGGTTGGACGGAACTAACCTCAAAACTCGGCAGCCGTTGCCATCTGGTGGGCGATGATCTTTTTGCGACCAACTACGACCGCATCGGACAGGGCATCGTGCAGCACGCGGGCAACGCGGTGCTTATCAAGATGAATCAGATCGGCACGCTGACCGAAACGCTGATTGCGGTAGATCTGGCCAAGCGGGCCGGGTTCGCAACGGTTGTCAGTGCCCGCAGCGGCGAGAGTGAAGACACGTTCATGAGCGACCTCGCCGTGGCGGTTGCCGCTGATCGCATCAAGGTTGGTTCGATTGCTCGCAGCGAACGGCTGGCGAAGTACAACCGTTTGCTGCGGATTGAAGAGCAGTTGAAGTAA
- a CDS encoding DUF1559 domain-containing protein has translation MLSSHVRCGASKGRRGFTLVELLVVIAIIGVLVALLLPAVQAAREAARRTQCSNSIRQIALAFHNYNDTNLCLPMARAGSSPKFGHLFALLPYLEQGNLVSKFNMVPAGNADPSNQALSNTRMKFVICPSNPNQTPIKLRGSSSTGSSYGAVLTDPGSGAELTSWGNDYWVNHALSTATYNLLGTTNPSPSPILVGSPPRMAMCTDGLSNTFITMEHAGYDKHYVKGVGMPMPATDLSLDQPGSWGPWLGWCAFMLQGYPNYTAATYPTGGTPSGTDCAINCNNSQGIFGFHPGGANVAMGDGSVRHLSNSLSVKALMFMASRDSGEEIPE, from the coding sequence ATGCTGAGTTCGCATGTTCGTTGCGGCGCTTCCAAGGGGCGACGCGGCTTCACGTTGGTTGAGTTGTTGGTGGTGATCGCGATCATCGGAGTGCTGGTGGCACTTCTTCTTCCCGCAGTGCAGGCCGCCCGTGAAGCGGCGCGCCGCACGCAATGCAGCAACAGCATCCGGCAAATTGCCCTCGCCTTTCACAACTACAACGACACTAACTTGTGCTTGCCGATGGCGCGAGCTGGTTCGTCGCCGAAGTTCGGCCATCTCTTTGCCCTGCTGCCGTATCTCGAGCAAGGGAATCTGGTAAGCAAGTTCAACATGGTGCCGGCCGGCAATGCCGATCCCTCGAACCAGGCGCTCAGCAATACGCGGATGAAGTTTGTCATCTGCCCTTCGAACCCCAATCAAACGCCGATCAAACTGCGCGGCTCGAGTTCCACGGGCAGTTCCTACGGCGCGGTGCTGACCGATCCTGGGAGCGGCGCCGAACTCACCAGTTGGGGAAACGACTATTGGGTCAATCACGCCCTGAGCACCGCAACCTATAACTTGCTGGGCACAACGAATCCGTCCCCTTCGCCGATTCTCGTGGGAAGTCCTCCGCGTATGGCGATGTGCACCGACGGCCTATCGAATACGTTCATCACGATGGAGCACGCCGGTTACGACAAACACTACGTGAAGGGTGTCGGCATGCCGATGCCAGCCACCGATCTGAGCTTGGATCAGCCTGGTTCCTGGGGACCTTGGTTGGGCTGGTGTGCCTTCATGCTGCAAGGCTATCCCAACTACACTGCAGCCACGTACCCCACGGGCGGCACGCCGTCGGGCACCGACTGCGCCATCAACTGCAACAACTCGCAAGGCATTTTCGGCTTTCATCCGGGCGGTGCCAATGTCGCGATGGGCGACGGCAGCGTGCGGCATCTTTCCAACAGCCTCTCGGTGAAAGCCCTGATGTTCATGGCCAGCCGAGACAGCGGTGAGGAAATCCCGGAATGA
- a CDS encoding type II toxin-antitoxin system RelE/ParE family toxin, with product MSVSLEYHAAVLPEVELIKISYEENRVGLGAEFLAELMKFLLAIADNPRRFAVVKRQERIARMFQFPYLIRFRILKDGRIRILSVIHSARVAGDWTRRR from the coding sequence ATGAGCGTCTCTCTGGAATATCACGCTGCCGTGCTGCCAGAAGTTGAACTTATCAAAATATCTTATGAGGAGAATCGCGTCGGCCTCGGAGCGGAGTTTTTGGCTGAGCTGATGAAATTTCTCCTGGCGATCGCGGATAATCCCCGGCGATTCGCCGTCGTTAAGCGGCAAGAGCGTATTGCTCGAATGTTTCAGTTTCCCTATTTAATTCGCTTTCGAATACTAAAAGATGGCCGCATTCGTATTCTTAGCGTGATTCACTCGGCGAGAGTTGCCGGTGATTGGACTAGACGCAGATAG
- the sucC gene encoding ADP-forming succinate--CoA ligase subunit beta translates to MKIHEFQGKELFRKAGVAVLKGQVARTPEEAAAAFTALGGPIAVVKAQIHAGGRGKGTTKENSAQRGVQLVKSAEEAATVARNLIGKTLVTIQTGDEGKVVNQVFVEEGCKIARELYLGILLDRAAAKPVLMVSTAGGMDIEKVAHETPELIHKVHFDPHAGLYPYQARELCYHLGLKGSSVGSAEKFFRALCKLYVQLDCSMVEVNPLVVTEAGDLVALDAKVAFDDNAMFRHKDLLELRDLTEEDPAEVRASNTGLSYVKLDGSIGCLVNGAGLAMSTMDIIKLHGGEPANFLDVGGGANEAQVTEAFRIILSDPNVKGILVNIFGGIAKCSTIANAIVAASKAVGFTVPLVVRLEGTEVEEGKRILRESGVKLIAADGLTDAAKKIVEAAKSA, encoded by the coding sequence ATGAAGATTCACGAGTTTCAGGGTAAGGAATTGTTTCGCAAGGCCGGCGTGGCCGTGCTCAAGGGGCAGGTCGCTCGCACGCCGGAAGAAGCGGCGGCGGCGTTCACCGCGCTCGGCGGTCCGATCGCCGTGGTGAAGGCCCAGATCCATGCTGGCGGCCGCGGCAAAGGCACGACCAAGGAAAACTCCGCTCAGCGCGGCGTGCAACTGGTTAAGTCGGCCGAAGAAGCCGCCACCGTGGCTCGCAACCTGATCGGCAAAACGCTGGTCACGATCCAAACGGGCGACGAAGGCAAAGTCGTCAATCAGGTCTTCGTCGAAGAAGGCTGCAAGATCGCCCGCGAGTTGTACCTGGGCATTCTGCTCGACCGGGCCGCTGCCAAGCCGGTGCTGATGGTGTCGACCGCAGGCGGCATGGATATCGAAAAGGTCGCGCACGAAACGCCCGAACTGATTCACAAAGTCCACTTCGATCCGCACGCCGGGCTGTACCCCTATCAAGCTCGCGAACTCTGTTATCACCTCGGGCTGAAGGGCTCGAGTGTCGGCAGCGCAGAAAAGTTCTTTCGCGCCCTCTGCAAGCTCTACGTGCAACTCGACTGCAGCATGGTCGAAGTCAATCCGCTGGTCGTCACCGAAGCGGGCGACCTGGTCGCTCTCGACGCCAAGGTCGCTTTCGACGACAACGCAATGTTCCGTCACAAGGACTTGCTCGAACTCCGCGATCTGACCGAAGAAGATCCCGCCGAAGTTCGTGCCAGCAACACCGGCTTGTCGTACGTGAAGCTCGACGGCAGCATCGGTTGCTTGGTGAATGGCGCCGGTCTGGCCATGTCGACGATGGACATCATCAAGCTGCACGGCGGTGAACCGGCCAACTTCCTTGACGTGGGTGGTGGTGCTAACGAAGCACAAGTCACCGAAGCCTTCCGCATCATTCTGTCGGATCCCAATGTGAAGGGCATTCTGGTCAATATCTTCGGCGGTATCGCCAAGTGCTCGACCATTGCCAACGCCATCGTCGCCGCGAGCAAAGCTGTCGGCTTCACCGTGCCGTTGGTCGTCCGGCTCGAAGGGACCGAAGTGGAAGAAGGCAAGCGAATCCTCCGCGAAAGCGGCGTGAAGCTGATCGCTGCCGACGGCTTAACCGATGCGGCGAAGAAGATCGTCGAAGCCGCGAAGAGCGCCTAA
- the pyrE gene encoding orotate phosphoribosyltransferase, translating into MFDKPALMDLVRQQALQVGDFTLASGKKSHYYLDCRKITLDSWGANLIADGMLELLGDPLPAAVGGMAIGADPITGAIITVAGRQGKRIKGFIVRKEAKAHGTGRDVEGPVAPGEEVVIVEDVVTTGGSSLAAIDKAEAFGLKIRGVLAIIDRLEGGRETLAARGYSLQTLLTIRDFGLEPVK; encoded by the coding sequence ATGTTCGACAAGCCCGCTCTCATGGATTTGGTTCGCCAGCAAGCTTTGCAGGTCGGCGATTTCACATTGGCCTCGGGAAAGAAATCGCACTACTACCTCGACTGCCGCAAAATCACGCTCGATTCCTGGGGCGCCAACCTGATCGCCGATGGCATGCTCGAATTGCTCGGCGATCCTCTTCCCGCTGCCGTCGGCGGCATGGCCATCGGCGCCGATCCCATCACTGGCGCCATCATCACCGTCGCCGGTCGCCAAGGCAAACGAATCAAGGGCTTCATCGTCCGCAAAGAAGCCAAGGCTCACGGCACGGGCCGTGATGTCGAAGGGCCTGTCGCGCCCGGTGAAGAAGTGGTCATCGTCGAAGACGTCGTCACCACCGGCGGCAGCTCGCTCGCCGCCATCGACAAAGCCGAAGCCTTCGGTTTGAAAATCCGCGGCGTGCTGGCGATCATCGACCGTCTGGAAGGTGGTCGCGAAACTTTGGCTGCGCGTGGCTATTCGCTGCAGACTTTGCTGACGATTCGCGACTTTGGGCTGGAGCCGGTGAAATAG
- a CDS encoding acrylyl-CoA reductase family protein — protein MSSTFRCFYVEKNAAGNVTRGVCELPREKLPPGEVLVRVEYSSLNYKDALAAGGHPGVVRSLPHIPGIDAAGVVEESSSPKLQPGQRVVITGYDLGAGHWGGWSEYVRIPADWIVPLPAGLSLEDTMILGTAGFTAAQCVLALETNGIGPAAGEVVVTGATGGVGSLAVKLLAQLGYHVVAVTGKSQLAPQLHAWGAKQVIGRDEVLNTSTKPLLSSRWAAAVDTVGGQTLTTIIRQTKDYGVVAACGLVGGSELPLTVHPFLLRGVILAGIASAALPYDRRLGIWERLCGPWKINGLSILATEVPLTGVEEKVQQILKGEIIGRTVVKL, from the coding sequence ATGTCATCGACTTTTCGTTGTTTCTACGTCGAGAAAAATGCCGCCGGCAACGTGACGCGCGGGGTGTGCGAGTTGCCACGGGAAAAGTTGCCACCCGGCGAAGTCCTCGTCCGCGTTGAGTATTCGTCGCTCAACTACAAAGACGCGCTCGCCGCGGGTGGCCATCCGGGAGTTGTGCGTAGTCTGCCGCATATCCCGGGGATCGATGCCGCCGGCGTTGTAGAAGAGAGTTCGTCGCCGAAACTTCAACCTGGCCAGCGCGTGGTGATCACGGGTTATGACTTGGGCGCGGGACACTGGGGCGGTTGGTCGGAGTATGTCCGCATTCCTGCCGATTGGATTGTGCCGCTGCCGGCCGGTTTGTCGCTGGAAGACACGATGATCCTCGGCACGGCAGGCTTCACCGCGGCGCAATGCGTCCTCGCGCTCGAAACCAATGGCATCGGCCCCGCTGCCGGCGAAGTGGTCGTTACCGGCGCGACCGGTGGTGTTGGTTCGCTGGCCGTGAAGTTGCTCGCGCAACTTGGTTACCACGTTGTTGCCGTGACTGGCAAATCGCAACTCGCGCCGCAGTTGCATGCCTGGGGGGCGAAGCAGGTGATCGGCCGCGACGAAGTGCTGAATACGAGCACCAAGCCGCTACTTTCGAGCCGCTGGGCCGCCGCGGTCGATACCGTTGGCGGGCAAACGCTCACGACAATAATTCGCCAAACCAAAGACTACGGCGTCGTCGCCGCGTGCGGTCTCGTCGGCGGCAGCGAATTGCCTCTCACGGTTCATCCCTTTTTGCTGCGCGGTGTGATTCTCGCCGGCATCGCCTCGGCAGCGCTGCCCTACGACCGCCGCTTGGGAATTTGGGAACGCCTCTGCGGGCCTTGGAAGATCAATGGTCTTTCGATCCTCGCCACCGAAGTGCCGCTGACAGGCGTCGAAGAAAAGGTGCAGCAAATTTTGAAGGGAGAGATCATCGGGCGGACCGTGGTGAAATTGTAG
- a CDS encoding SDR family NAD(P)-dependent oxidoreductase, protein MNENPSQDRRVALITGGTSGIGQAIAHAFAADGYHVLITGVTSQEVDEFNGSVAPQVRENIEAHVLDVTAAQAIERLIGQQRRLDVLINAAGMIARGKEHGPEHFERVIDVNLNGAMRMCAACLPLLRETRGCVLNIASMLSFFGSGPAPAYSASKGGIAQLTKSLAIAWAADGIRVNALAPGWIATKLTEPLQKDPIRSQKILDRTPLGRWGRAEEVAPAALFLCSPQASFITGAILPVDGGYLIA, encoded by the coding sequence ATGAATGAAAATCCCTCGCAAGATCGACGCGTCGCTTTGATCACCGGCGGCACGAGCGGCATCGGCCAAGCCATTGCTCACGCGTTTGCCGCTGACGGTTATCACGTGCTGATTACGGGAGTGACCTCGCAGGAAGTTGATGAGTTCAACGGTTCGGTCGCGCCGCAGGTGCGCGAAAATATCGAAGCCCACGTGCTCGACGTCACCGCTGCCCAAGCCATCGAGCGGCTCATCGGCCAGCAGCGGCGACTCGACGTTCTCATCAATGCCGCCGGTATGATCGCGCGCGGGAAAGAGCATGGGCCGGAACATTTCGAGCGCGTCATCGATGTGAATCTCAACGGCGCGATGCGAATGTGCGCCGCCTGTTTACCGTTGCTGCGCGAGACAAGGGGTTGCGTGTTGAACATCGCCAGCATGCTCAGTTTTTTCGGCAGCGGCCCCGCGCCGGCTTATAGCGCGAGCAAGGGAGGCATTGCGCAACTGACAAAGTCGCTCGCCATTGCCTGGGCTGCCGATGGCATTCGCGTGAACGCGCTCGCTCCCGGTTGGATTGCGACCAAGCTAACCGAACCCTTACAAAAAGACCCTATTCGCTCGCAAAAAATACTAGACAGAACGCCGCTGGGCCGTTGGGGCCGGGCCGAAGAAGTTGCGCCGGCTGCACTATTTCTTTGTTCGCCCCAGGCGTCCTTTATTACAGGGGCAATTTTGCCCGTGGATGGCGGTTATCTGATTGCCTGA
- the sucD gene encoding succinate--CoA ligase subunit alpha: MSILINKNTKVICQGITGKAGAFHTKGCKEYSNTMVGGVTPGKGGETVEGLPVFDTVVEAVEKTGANATMIFVPAAFTADAILEALDAGIKVIAAITEGVPVLDMVRVYELIRRSDAVLIGPNCPGLITPGECKIGIMPGYIHKPGKIGIMSRSGTLTYEAVWQTTNLGLGQSTCVGLGGDPIVGTNYIDLFKRFQEDPQTEAILMMGEIGGTAEEEAAAFVKEHVTKPVAAFIAGRTAPPGRRMGHAGAIISGGKGTAAEKVAALKDAGIEIADSPATMGEAVARAIQNRKKK, translated from the coding sequence ATGAGCATTCTGATCAACAAAAACACCAAGGTCATTTGCCAAGGCATCACAGGCAAAGCCGGGGCGTTTCATACCAAGGGCTGCAAAGAGTACAGCAACACCATGGTCGGCGGCGTGACGCCCGGCAAGGGTGGCGAAACAGTCGAAGGTTTGCCCGTCTTTGATACGGTCGTCGAAGCCGTCGAAAAGACTGGTGCCAATGCGACGATGATTTTCGTGCCAGCCGCCTTCACGGCTGATGCGATTCTCGAAGCGCTCGATGCCGGGATCAAAGTGATCGCCGCCATCACCGAAGGTGTGCCGGTGCTCGACATGGTTCGCGTGTACGAACTCATCCGGCGCAGCGATGCGGTGCTCATCGGGCCGAACTGCCCGGGCCTCATCACTCCCGGCGAATGCAAGATCGGCATCATGCCGGGCTACATTCACAAGCCGGGCAAGATCGGCATCATGAGCCGCAGCGGTACGCTCACTTATGAAGCGGTGTGGCAAACGACGAACCTGGGCCTCGGCCAATCGACGTGCGTCGGCCTCGGCGGCGATCCGATCGTCGGCACCAACTACATCGATCTCTTCAAGCGGTTCCAGGAAGATCCGCAGACCGAAGCGATCTTGATGATGGGTGAAATCGGCGGCACGGCCGAAGAAGAAGCCGCCGCCTTCGTTAAGGAGCACGTCACCAAGCCGGTCGCTGCGTTCATCGCCGGCCGTACTGCTCCGCCAGGTCGTCGCATGGGTCACGCCGGCGCGATCATCAGCGGCGGCAAGGGAACGGCAGCCGAAAAGGTTGCTGCCCTGAAAGATGCCGGCATCGAAATCGCCGACTCGCCCGCCACGATGGGTGAAGCAGTCGCCCGCGCCATCCAGAATCGCAAGAAGAAATAG
- a CDS encoding MarR family winged helix-turn-helix transcriptional regulator, whose product MVSPLPPNLDDEVIVAIRRISQAVESYSRYLWQEYGLTSPQLGALRELEKTPLATPGHLAEQLHVSPQTIAGILKRLEQRGLITRARDENDRRSFSLQLSEEGRRLSNEAPSLLRDQFRTEMKRLQPWEATQILATLQRVATMMAAEEIDNVPFFSGDAEVEEGANGGPAGAVAGKNGHAPKTSLRGA is encoded by the coding sequence GTGGTCAGCCCGCTGCCTCCCAACCTTGATGATGAAGTTATCGTAGCCATCCGGCGCATTTCTCAGGCTGTTGAAAGCTATTCTCGCTATCTTTGGCAGGAATATGGCCTGACTTCGCCGCAACTTGGCGCCCTGCGCGAGTTGGAAAAAACACCGCTAGCGACGCCCGGCCACCTCGCCGAGCAGTTGCATGTCAGTCCCCAGACGATCGCTGGCATTTTGAAGCGACTGGAGCAACGGGGACTGATTACCCGGGCTCGCGATGAAAATGATCGCCGCAGTTTTTCGCTGCAACTTTCGGAGGAAGGCCGCCGGCTCTCGAACGAAGCGCCGTCGCTCCTCCGCGATCAGTTCCGCACCGAGATGAAGCGATTGCAGCCGTGGGAAGCGACGCAGATTCTAGCCACGCTGCAACGTGTCGCCACCATGATGGCCGCCGAAGAAATCGACAACGTGCCGTTCTTCTCGGGCGATGCCGAAGTTGAAGAAGGCGCCAATGGTGGTCCTGCTGGGGCGGTTGCAGGCAAAAATGGCCACGCGCCGAAGACTTCACTCCGCGGGGCTTAG
- a CDS encoding addiction module protein, giving the protein MVSIKDFGIDKLPEEQRRELANQLWDSLRKADSPSPSEEQWDAETARRDAELEAHPERALSHEEFWDRLEGRK; this is encoded by the coding sequence ATGGTTTCGATCAAGGACTTCGGCATCGACAAACTACCGGAAGAACAGCGCCGCGAATTGGCCAATCAGTTGTGGGATAGCTTGCGCAAGGCCGACTCACCCTCTCCATCTGAAGAACAATGGGATGCAGAGACCGCGCGGCGAGATGCTGAATTGGAAGCTCATCCAGAAAGAGCCCTCTCGCACGAGGAATTTTGGGACCGCCTCGAGGGACGGAAATGA
- a CDS encoding sugar phosphate isomerase/epimerase family protein: MSTTRRSFLQASAAFAAGVATQNYLSAAQSVPAKEDAALTFGLVTYMWAADWDVPTLVANCKKTGVLGVELRTTHAHKVEPALNEQQRSDVQSRFADAGITIVGIGSNERYDDPDPAKVKKAIEDTKDFIRLSHDIGGSGVKVKPDSFHKDVPKEKTIEQIGKALNELGEYAAGFGQQIRLEVHGQCQELPTIKAIMDVATDENVFVCWNCNKADLGGDGLEHNFKLVNKRFGSTVHIHELESKEYPHQELFKMLVDSGYVGWLLLEAASKPEDRVAALAEQKKLFDAMVAKAKA; the protein is encoded by the coding sequence ATGAGCACGACTCGCCGTAGTTTTCTCCAAGCCTCCGCCGCGTTCGCGGCTGGTGTCGCGACTCAAAATTATTTGAGCGCTGCCCAATCTGTTCCCGCCAAAGAAGACGCAGCGCTCACCTTCGGCCTCGTCACCTACATGTGGGCCGCCGATTGGGATGTGCCGACGCTGGTGGCCAATTGCAAGAAGACGGGCGTGCTGGGCGTCGAGTTGCGGACGACGCACGCTCACAAGGTCGAACCGGCTTTGAACGAACAGCAGCGGAGCGACGTGCAGTCGCGCTTTGCTGATGCTGGTATCACGATCGTGGGGATCGGCAGCAACGAACGCTACGACGATCCGGATCCGGCCAAGGTGAAGAAAGCCATCGAAGACACCAAGGATTTCATTCGCCTCAGCCACGACATCGGCGGCAGCGGCGTGAAAGTGAAGCCCGATTCGTTTCACAAAGACGTGCCGAAGGAAAAGACCATCGAGCAAATCGGCAAGGCGCTGAACGAGCTCGGCGAGTATGCCGCCGGCTTTGGTCAGCAGATTCGCTTGGAAGTACACGGCCAATGCCAGGAACTGCCGACGATCAAGGCGATCATGGATGTGGCCACCGACGAGAATGTCTTCGTCTGCTGGAACTGCAACAAAGCCGATCTCGGCGGCGACGGCCTCGAGCATAATTTCAAACTCGTGAACAAGCGGTTTGGTTCGACGGTGCACATTCACGAGCTCGAATCGAAAGAGTATCCGCATCAGGAGCTCTTCAAGATGCTCGTCGACAGCGGCTACGTCGGTTGGCTGCTGCTCGAAGCGGCGAGCAAACCGGAAGATCGCGTGGCTGCGCTCGCAGAGCAGAAAAAGCTGTTCGATGCGATGGTCGCAAAGGCGAAGGCTTAG